The following are encoded together in the Euwallacea fornicatus isolate EFF26 chromosome 11, ASM4011564v1, whole genome shotgun sequence genome:
- the Vps25 gene encoding vacuolar protein-sorting-associated protein 25 isoform X2, whose protein sequence is MVETDMNWPWQYNFPPFFTLQPHPETRSKQVQAWKALILDYCKRCKLYLIDQDVIISLLGELQKLGHAAPVDKAKHRWEIYWHTLEEWASIVYEYISSRGMQGSVVTFYELSQGEDVQGEEFYEIHHDVLIKVLQALEKDRKCELILSDEDQGVKFF, encoded by the exons ATGGTGGAAACCGATATGAACTGGCCTTGGCAATATAACTTTCCTCCCTTCTTTACGCTGCAGCCCCACCCTGAAACGCGGTCAAAGCAGGTTCAGGCTTGGAAAGCCCTCATTCTGGACTATTGCAAGCGCTGCAAACTCTATCTCATAGAT CAAGATGTTATTATTTCCTTATTGGGCGAGTTGCAGAAGTTGGGCCACGCAGCCCCAGTAGATAAG GCGAAACACCGGTGGGAGATATACTGGCATACGCTGGAAGAATGGGCTTCGATAGTGTATGAGTATATTTCTTCCAGAGGAATGCAAGGGTCAGTGGTGACTTTTTATGAGCTATCACAGGGGGAAGACGTGCAAGGAGAAGAGTTTTATGAAATTCACCATGACGTGCTCATAAAGGTGTTGCAGGCTCTGGAGAAAGATAGAAAGTGCGAGTTGATTCTGAGTGATGAGGATCAGGGGGTTAAGTTCTTTTGA
- the eya gene encoding eyes absent homolog 2: protein MVPVPDGTLKMSVTLMPCNYLNSAQSSRCTMIDKMCEPKVKRARTDASDPTERDRLTAQGPISPQSGHSSSSCGSPPTAAHLNGAAAASDALSSAAPACLANFAVGWPLIDAQGVKSEIKSPGLEEADVAAALTAHHQDVVTAAAPFYGASPADIGAAAYDKDYPQAYTQAHQYYNSMHQAYGSSGSGYMSSSASSPFYGSSSYPYALGSSRGLNPSCKASGYIAAPYGSPATAFGTATAQTGQYSPYAYGSGAGSGASSFAQGFTQGVDYSAYSSTYTDSQASQYASSYYASQSYSPYVSSPSSSGSISTSTYQLASGALSESPSNGVSLAEASTSPLKTDGARRSRDSSTTTLAGETRARGRGRRTNTISPTTPESKTDRVFIWDLDETIIIFHTLLTGSYATKYHKDTQNVVQLGFKMEEMVFNLADTHFFFNDIEDCDQVHIDDVSSDDNGQDLTNYNFTSDGFHAASATGTGNLCLAAGVRGGVDWMRKLAFRYRKIKETYNNYRNSVGGLLGSNKREQWLQLRQEIEAVTDNWLTLANKCLTLINSRSNCVNVLVTTTQLIPALAKVLLFGLGNVFPIDNIYSATKIGKESCFERIVARFGRNCTYVVIGDGQDEEAAAKTLNFPFWRITSHSEIAALYNALDMDFL from the exons actGACCGCCCAGGGGCCAATTTCGCCCCAAAGCGGCCACTCTTCCAGCTCGTGCGGCTCGCCGCCCACTGCCGCCCACCTCAACGGTGCTGCCGCCGCCTCGGACGCCCTCTCCAGTGCCGCCCCCGCTTGCCTCGCAAATTTTGCCGTCGGGTGGCCTCTTATCGATGCTCAAG gaGTGAAGAGCGAAATCAAGTCGCCTGGTTTGGAGGAGGCGGATGTGGCGGCCGCCCTCACCGCCCACCACCAAGACGTCGTGACGGCGGCGGCGCCCTTCTACGGGGCGTCGCCGGCGGACATCGGCGCCGCCGCCTACGACAAAGACTATCCACAGGCCTACACCCAGGCACACCAATATTACAATAG CATGCACCAGGCCTACGGCTCCTCCGGTTCGGGATACATGTCGTCCTCGGCCTCGAGCCCCTTTTACGGTTCCTCGTCGTACCCCTACGCGCTGGGTTCTTCTAGAGGACTCAATCCTTCTTGCAAAGCATCAG GTTACATTGCGGCCCCCTATGGGTCTCCAGCAACCGCTTTCGGGACCGCTACTGCCCAAACTGGGCAATACAGTCCGTACGCCTACGGGTCAGGGGCTGGCAGTGGGGCTTCAAGCTTCGCCCAAGGGTTTACGCAG GGGGTAGACTACAGTGCCTACAGCTCAACTTACACAGACTCGCAGGCCTCCCAATATGCGAGCAGCTACTACGCCTCGCAGTCCTATTCGCCCTATGTGAGCTCCCCGAGTTCCAGCGGCAGCATTAGCACCTCTACCTATCAGCTCGCAAGTGGAGCCCTTTCAG AAAGTCCTTCAAACGGTGTTTCCCTTGCGGAAGCCTCCACGTCCCCGTTGAAAACCGACGGTGCCAGGCGATCCCGGGACTCCTCAACAACCACCTTAG cGGGTGAAACTAGAGCGCGGGGCCGTGGAAGGCGGACGAACACCATTTCCCCAACAACGCCCGAGTCCAAAACAGACAGGGTGTTTATATGGGATTTAGATGAGACTATTATAATATTTCACACGCTCCTTACCGGGAGCTACGCCACCAAATACCACAAA GACACTCAGAACGTTGTGCAGCTGGGCTTTAAGATGGAAGAAATGGTGTTTAATTTGGCAGACACACATTTCTTTTTCAATGATATCGAA gaCTGTGATCAAGTGCACATAGACGACGTCTCATCAGATGACAATGGACAAGATTTGACCAATTACAATTTCACTTCTGATGGTTTCCATGCAGCCTCTGCCACTGGTACTGGCAACTTATGCCTGGCAGCAGGGGTACGCGGTGGTGTGGATTGGATGCGTAAACTTGCGTTTCGCTATCGCAAAATCAAGGAAACTTACAACAATTACCGAAACAG TGTGGGAGGTCTTCTGGGCTCAAACAAGCGCGAGCAGTGGCTACAACTGCGCCAGGAAATTGAAGCTGTCACTGATAACTGGCTCACGTTAGCGAACAAGTGCCTCACCCTCATTAATTCGCGCAGCAACTGTGTCAATGTCCTTGTGACCACCACGCAGCTCATTCCAGCCCTTGCCAAAGTTCTTCTTTTTGGTTTGGGCAATGTGTTTCCTATTGACAATATTTATTCTGCCACAAAAATTG GTAAAGAAAGCTGCTTTGAGCGAATCGTTGCTCGATTTGGCAGGAACTGCACTTATGTAGTAATAGGGGATGGTCAGGATGAAGAGGCGGCTGCAAAAACCCTGAATTTCCCCTTTTGGCGGATCACTAGCCACAGCGAGATTGCCGCCCTTTACAACGCCCTAGACATGGACTTTTTATGA
- the Vps25 gene encoding vacuolar protein-sorting-associated protein 25 isoform X1 — protein sequence MVETDMNWPWQYNFPPFFTLQPHPETRSKQVQAWKALILDYCKRCKLYLIDVREASNISLFNNTTINRKLQQDVIISLLGELQKLGHAAPVDKAKHRWEIYWHTLEEWASIVYEYISSRGMQGSVVTFYELSQGEDVQGEEFYEIHHDVLIKVLQALEKDRKCELILSDEDQGVKFF from the exons ATGGTGGAAACCGATATGAACTGGCCTTGGCAATATAACTTTCCTCCCTTCTTTACGCTGCAGCCCCACCCTGAAACGCGGTCAAAGCAGGTTCAGGCTTGGAAAGCCCTCATTCTGGACTATTGCAAGCGCTGCAAACTCTATCTCATAGATGTGCGCGAGGCAAGCAATATCTCGTTGTTTAACAATACTACAATCAACCGCAAATTGCAGCAAGATGTTATTATTTCCTTATTGGGCGAGTTGCAGAAGTTGGGCCACGCAGCCCCAGTAGATAAG GCGAAACACCGGTGGGAGATATACTGGCATACGCTGGAAGAATGGGCTTCGATAGTGTATGAGTATATTTCTTCCAGAGGAATGCAAGGGTCAGTGGTGACTTTTTATGAGCTATCACAGGGGGAAGACGTGCAAGGAGAAGAGTTTTATGAAATTCACCATGACGTGCTCATAAAGGTGTTGCAGGCTCTGGAGAAAGATAGAAAGTGCGAGTTGATTCTGAGTGATGAGGATCAGGGGGTTAAGTTCTTTTGA